CATCTTCTGCACTTGCAGATGAACAAGAATTGCCAGTAAGTCTTCCCGCTACAGAGGCTCTTGATAACACTTCTTTTGAAAACCTAGTTGTTGAAAACATCCCTGCTTCAGCCGTTGATGTTAATCTAGCTAACGAATCAGTAAGCACAACAACTACTACTAATCCTGCAACTGAGGTTAGCTCAGCGAGCACTGCTATCCTTAGTGAGGAAGTAACTGCACCTGCACCAACAATTGAAAATACAAGCCCTGTAAATCTTGAAGAACCAAGTCCAGTTGTAAACACACCAACGGTTGATGAACGTGTGTCAGAAGTTCGTATTCATCATATTCGTCGTACAACTGAAGCAAGTTATTCACAATTTAGCTCTCAAAAAGATGTGCTTTACACAACGATTAAAGTACCTGCATTCACTGAATACGACACATCTGCTTTTGCGCCAGCAACAGTAACAGATGAAAACGGAAAAACATGGTATTTCGCTAAATACGACGACATAGTGCTTAACAATAAGAGTAATTACGGCGCTCCTAAAAAAGGAATTGCTTCAAGTCCTATGATTGATGTTACCTACTTCTATGATGATGTTGACCTTGCTCCAACTGTCGCACAACAAGCCCGTTTTGTCGATGAGAAGGGACAGGAAATTGCTCCAATCAAAGTCAACATGGTTAGACGCGATATTGATTTAGCTTACTATGCCTATTTCCCGACTGCGCCTGAAACGATCCAAGCTAATGGTAAAACATATAAGCTACAATCAACTGATGATCAAGAAATTAAGTCACACAAAATTCGTATTTCAAATACTGTGACAATCACTTATATTTACAAGGAAGTTACTGAAGGAACAGCTGAAAAACCTGTAACACCTGTTACACCAACAAGTGCTAAAAAACTTCGTCTTCCTAAAGGCAATAACGGTGTGAAAACGCGTATCCCTGTTAACTACAAACACCAAACAAATTCTTCAAACCAAGGAACTACAAAATTACGTCTCCCTAAAGGGAATAATGGTGTGAAAACACGTGTACCGGCTAAAAAGAACACTCCTATTCTTGCAGTAGACTACTTATAAGCAAAAAAAAAAACAAAGACAAACTAAACTCGTCTTTGTTTTTTTCATTCTTAATTAAAACAGCAGATTTTTTAAATCATATATTCCAAATCATAACTAGCATCAGAAAGAATACGTGCCAAAAATTGTTGTGTACGTTTTTCTTTTGGTCTGTAAAAAATGTCTTTTGGACTCCCCTCTTCGATGACATGACCACCATCCATGAAAACGACATGATTAGCTACATCTCGTGCAAACCCCATTTCATGAGTCACAACTACCATTGTTGTTCCTTCATGAGCAAGTTGTTTCATAACATCCAGAACATCCCCAACTAGTTCTGGATCAAGGGCTGATGTTGGTTCATCTAATAAGATAACCTCCGGCTTAACTGCTATAGCCCTGGCTAAACCAATACGTTGTTGTTGTCCACCTGAAAGTTGTGATGGGTAGTAATCTTTAAAATCCAGAAGACCAACTTTTTTAAGTGCTTCTTCAGCAATCTGTTGCGCTTCACTTTTAGGAACTTTCCTAGCAATCACTAAACCTTCCAAGATATTCTCGATGGCAGTCTTGTTTGCAAATAAATTGTAGTGTTGGAATACAAAAGCTGTCTTCTTTCGGATATCTAAAATATCTTTCTTTGATAACTTATCCAAAGAGTAGTCCTTACCCGAAATTGTTAATTGACCTCCATCTGCTTTCTCCAAGTGATTAAGGCAACGTAAGAAAGTTGTTTTTCCTGAACCTGATGGTCCCAAGATGACAACCACGTCTCCCTGTTTCACTTGTAGATTAACATCAACAAGAACCTGACGATCTCCAAATGTTTTTGATATATGTTTAGCTTCTAGCATAGTGACTCCCTCTATGTAAATTGCAATTTTCTTTCTCCAAGGTTAAAGAGAACTTGAATAATACCACAAATGATTAAATATAAAATGAAGATGACAAAATAAGATTCAAAATATTGATATCCATATGCTGCTTCAACTCGTGCAATTGCGGTAATATCTTTTATCGTCATAACAAAGACAAGTGACGTTCCTTTCACAATATTGATAACTAAGTTACACAAATTGGGAAGAGCAGACTTAAGTGCCTGAGGAAAAACGATTCTCAGATAAGCTTGTCTTGTTGTTAAACCTATGGCTTGTGCAGCTTCTAGTTGACCTTTATCAACAGTTTGTAATGCTGATCGAATGATTTCCGATAAACTTCCTGTCGTCATCAAGCTATAGATAATAAAAGCATAGTAAAGCGGATTAACTTTGAAGACATCTATGTGACTCCCAATTCCTTTAAAAAATTGATTTAACAAACTAGGGAACAAACTATAAAAAAATAAAATTAACAGAATTGGAGGTGTTGCACGAATAAACGCAAGATAAACAATTGAAAAAGTCTTAACACCTCGTACCTTATAAATTTGACCCAAAGCGAGAAATAAAGCAGGTAGAAAACTCAATAGAATAGCCACAACCATGATCCCCAGTGTTACCGGAACACCATATAAAGCCTTGATAAAGGTATCTATTATAAAAGTAATATTCATTTTTTACCTCTCTTTTACACTCAATTGTTGCTCTGCTATCCTAGAAATCAACGATAGAATTAATGCTATTCCCCAATAAACAAAGGCAACAGCT
The DNA window shown above is from Streptococcus salivarius and carries:
- a CDS encoding amino acid ABC transporter permease; its protein translation is MNITFIIDTFIKALYGVPVTLGIMVVAILLSFLPALFLALGQIYKVRGVKTFSIVYLAFIRATPPILLILFFYSLFPSLLNQFFKGIGSHIDVFKVNPLYYAFIIYSLMTTGSLSEIIRSALQTVDKGQLEAAQAIGLTTRQAYLRIVFPQALKSALPNLCNLVINIVKGTSLVFVMTIKDITAIARVEAAYGYQYFESYFVIFILYLIICGIIQVLFNLGERKLQFT
- a CDS encoding amino acid ABC transporter ATP-binding protein encodes the protein MLEAKHISKTFGDRQVLVDVNLQVKQGDVVVILGPSGSGKTTFLRCLNHLEKADGGQLTISGKDYSLDKLSKKDILDIRKKTAFVFQHYNLFANKTAIENILEGLVIARKVPKSEAQQIAEEALKKVGLLDFKDYYPSQLSGGQQQRIGLARAIAVKPEVILLDEPTSALDPELVGDVLDVMKQLAHEGTTMVVVTHEMGFARDVANHVVFMDGGHVIEEGSPKDIFYRPKEKRTQQFLARILSDASYDLEYMI